In Aquiflexum balticum DSM 16537, a single genomic region encodes these proteins:
- the nqrE gene encoding NADH:ubiquinone reductase (Na(+)-transporting) subunit E — MELFNLGIRSIFIDNMVFAYFLGMCSFLAVSKKVSTAIGLGAAVIFVLTVTVPANWLLNEFVLKEGGLSWLGDSFATIDLSFLRFIMFIAIIAAMVQLVEMVVEKFAPALYGALGIFLPLIAVNCAILGGSLFMAQRDYTLAESTVYGFGSGTGFFLAIVALAAIREKLKYSNVPNGLKGLGITMLLTGLMGIAFMSFMGIDL; from the coding sequence ATGGAATTATTTAACTTAGGTATCAGGTCAATATTTATTGACAATATGGTTTTCGCTTACTTCCTGGGAATGTGTTCTTTCTTGGCAGTGTCTAAAAAAGTAAGCACAGCTATTGGTCTTGGTGCAGCGGTCATCTTCGTGTTGACTGTAACAGTTCCCGCCAACTGGCTATTGAATGAATTTGTATTGAAAGAAGGGGGCTTATCCTGGTTAGGAGATTCATTTGCAACTATTGACCTTTCATTTTTAAGGTTCATTATGTTTATCGCGATTATCGCTGCTATGGTGCAGTTGGTTGAAATGGTCGTAGAAAAATTTGCTCCTGCATTATATGGTGCTTTGGGTATCTTCCTTCCATTGATTGCTGTTAACTGTGCCATTCTTGGTGGTTCACTATTCATGGCTCAAAGGGATTATACACTTGCGGAATCAACTGTATATGGTTTTGGTTCGGGTACAGGCTTTTTTCTTGCCATAGTAGCATTGGCTGCAATCCGTGAAAAGTTGAAATATTCCAATGTTCCTAATGGATTGAAAGGCTTGGGCATAACCATGTTACTTACAGGATTAATGGGAATTGCATTTATGTCATTTATGGGAATCGATTTATAA
- a CDS encoding NADH:ubiquinone reductase (Na(+)-transporting) subunit D, with protein sequence MSTETAQVEIKKPEEALLSKRRKKLVTDPLVDDNPITIQVLGICSALAVTTQMQPTLVMAISVIFVIVMSNLVISLLRNTIPTRVRIIVQLAVVATLVTLVSEFLRAFAYDMYKELSVFVGLIITNCIVMGRLEAFALGNKPYDSILDGFGSALGYSWIILAVAFFRELLGSGSVFGVQIYEAISGLFGEDFNLATNGLMVSPVGAFIILGLIIWVQRTKTGYVEH encoded by the coding sequence ATGAGTACAGAAACTGCACAGGTAGAAATAAAAAAGCCCGAAGAGGCACTTCTTTCCAAAAGAAGGAAAAAATTAGTTACGGACCCATTAGTGGATGACAATCCGATCACCATACAAGTATTGGGGATATGTTCGGCATTGGCAGTTACCACTCAGATGCAGCCAACCTTGGTGATGGCCATTTCTGTAATATTCGTAATTGTGATGTCAAACCTAGTCATCTCATTGCTTAGAAATACTATTCCGACCAGGGTAAGGATTATAGTACAACTGGCTGTAGTGGCTACTTTGGTAACATTGGTAAGTGAATTTTTAAGGGCATTTGCCTATGATATGTATAAGGAACTTTCCGTATTCGTTGGCCTTATCATTACCAATTGTATTGTAATGGGACGATTAGAAGCTTTTGCTCTAGGAAACAAGCCATATGATTCTATTTTGGATGGATTTGGTTCAGCTTTGGGATACTCTTGGATTATTCTTGCAGTAGCTTTCTTTAGAGAGCTGTTGGGATCAGGATCTGTTTTTGGGGTACAGATTTACGAAGCAATATCAGGCCTATTTGGGGAAGACTTCAATTTGGCGACTAATGGCCTAATGGTATCCCCAGTAGGTGCATTTATCATTCTTGGATTAATTATCTGGGTACAGCGTACCAAGACGGGATATGTTGAACATTAA
- the nqrC gene encoding NADH:ubiquinone reductase (Na(+)-transporting) subunit C codes for MQQSNAYIITFSIILTVVLGLLLSGTSQVLGPLQRKAEELDTKKQILGAVIDSDQLKSMKPEEVLAFYETRISSKVVDMEGNEIDKDSDGNPIVAEKVNIGKNYKMAPENRQYPVFMFHAEGNEDNVESYVLPVYGAGLWDEIWGYVALETDLNTIGGVTFSHRGETPGLGARITNLAVQQRYQGKEIFDESGNLQSVSMQKGEGKDYSSDKHKVDGLSGATITANGVNNMLKNYLNHYNAYLEKQKSSKSSDMASLN; via the coding sequence GTGCAACAGTCTAACGCTTATATCATCACATTTTCAATAATTCTTACCGTAGTGTTAGGATTATTGCTGTCAGGTACGTCTCAGGTTTTGGGACCACTTCAGAGAAAAGCTGAAGAACTGGATACCAAAAAACAAATTTTGGGTGCGGTCATCGATTCTGATCAATTGAAATCTATGAAACCTGAGGAAGTCCTTGCCTTTTACGAAACAAGGATCTCTTCCAAGGTTGTGGATATGGAAGGTAATGAAATAGATAAAGATTCCGATGGTAATCCCATAGTTGCTGAAAAAGTAAACATTGGGAAAAATTACAAAATGGCACCTGAAAATAGACAATATCCGGTATTTATGTTTCATGCTGAAGGCAATGAAGATAATGTGGAATCCTATGTTTTACCTGTCTATGGAGCAGGTCTATGGGATGAGATCTGGGGTTATGTAGCTTTGGAAACAGATCTGAACACTATCGGAGGTGTCACTTTTTCACATAGAGGGGAAACTCCAGGTCTTGGGGCCAGGATTACCAATCTAGCCGTTCAGCAGAGATATCAGGGTAAAGAAATTTTCGACGAGTCCGGAAATCTTCAATCAGTATCCATGCAAAAAGGTGAAGGAAAAGATTATTCGTCTGATAAACATAAAGTAGATGGACTGTCGGGAGCAACCATAACAGCGAATGGGGTCAATAATATGTTAAAAAATTATTTGAACCATTACAATGCATATTTGGAAAAGCAAAAATCTTCCAAGTCTTCGGACATGGCATCCTTAAATTGA
- a CDS encoding NADH:ubiquinone reductase (Na(+)-transporting) subunit B, which translates to MKVLQNLFDNLKPNFEKGGKWEKFHTLYEGHRTIAFAPDLTTGPKGTQIKDAVDLKRVMITVVIAMIPALIFGILNVGHQHFLMSGEEATWLDKAMIGAISVLPILIVSYAVGLGTEFTFCVIRNHPISEGYLVTGMLIALVMPPAVPLWQVALATIFAVVIGKEVFGGTGMNILNVAMTARAFLYFAYPAQISGDQVWTYMGDKTPIDGFSGATALAVAYNAGVEGEPVTKALAEHNTVLGDGMFSFSNLFMGWIPGSIGETSTLMALIGAVILIGTGVASWKIIVSGFAGAYLMGLVLNIFAVNEFMAMAPEYHLVMGGLAFGVVFMATDPVSAAQTETGKWIYGLLIGVLTVIIRVTNPAYPEGIMLAVLFLNVFAPLIDYYVVKANKNRRLQRATV; encoded by the coding sequence ATGAAGGTTTTACAAAATCTGTTTGATAATCTCAAACCAAACTTTGAAAAGGGAGGTAAATGGGAAAAATTTCACACATTATATGAAGGTCACAGGACAATTGCATTTGCACCTGACCTGACCACAGGTCCAAAAGGAACCCAAATTAAGGATGCAGTAGATTTGAAGAGGGTGATGATTACAGTGGTGATTGCCATGATTCCTGCGCTTATTTTCGGGATTCTCAATGTTGGACATCAGCACTTCTTGATGTCCGGTGAAGAGGCCACTTGGTTAGATAAGGCTATGATCGGCGCTATTTCTGTACTTCCGATTCTGATTGTTTCATACGCTGTGGGGCTAGGCACTGAATTTACATTTTGTGTTATCAGAAACCACCCCATTAGTGAAGGTTACCTTGTCACCGGGATGTTAATAGCTTTGGTTATGCCTCCGGCAGTTCCATTATGGCAAGTAGCTCTAGCCACCATTTTCGCTGTGGTCATTGGCAAGGAGGTTTTTGGAGGAACGGGAATGAATATTCTGAATGTTGCCATGACTGCCAGAGCATTTCTATACTTTGCATATCCAGCTCAGATCTCAGGAGATCAGGTTTGGACGTATATGGGTGATAAAACTCCTATTGATGGTTTTTCTGGTGCTACTGCTTTGGCAGTCGCCTATAACGCAGGAGTTGAAGGAGAGCCCGTAACAAAGGCCTTAGCCGAACACAATACTGTTTTAGGAGATGGGATGTTCAGTTTCTCTAATCTTTTTATGGGTTGGATTCCAGGGTCAATAGGAGAAACCTCGACTTTAATGGCTTTGATAGGAGCAGTAATATTAATTGGAACAGGCGTAGCAAGTTGGAAGATAATCGTAAGTGGATTTGCAGGAGCATACCTGATGGGCTTAGTATTGAATATCTTTGCTGTAAACGAATTTATGGCAATGGCGCCAGAGTATCATTTGGTGATGGGAGGTTTGGCATTCGGCGTTGTATTTATGGCTACTGACCCCGTATCTGCAGCTCAGACTGAGACCGGTAAATGGATTTATGGCTTATTGATTGGTGTCCTAACAGTCATCATCAGGGTTACCAACCCTGCTTACCCCGAAGGTATTATGCTGGCCGTTCTTTTCTTGAACGTCTTTGCACCATTGATTGATTATTATGTAGTAAAAGCAAATAAGAACAGGAGGTTACAACGTGCAACAGTCTAA
- a CDS encoding Na(+)-translocating NADH-quinone reductase subunit A — MSKTVKLKKGFDIKLVGKAEKQLADFKPSKTFAIKPTDFIGMLRPKVTVNEGDSVKAGTPILFDKAMEKVQYVAPVSGEIVEIKRGDRRKLLEIKILADSEISYETFDKYSESTLKSLSREEAIAQMTKGGVWPQIIQRPFGIVANPDDSPKSIFISGFDTHPLAPDYGFLLKGEEKYFQAGIHILGKLTAGKVHLNVNGDAELPPVYTNVNGAELNKFSGPHPAGNVGIQIHHIDPINKNDIVWTVNPYGVVQIGKLFLEGKYDASKIIAVTGSEAKKASYTKTYTGACVDTMVNGNLKQDHVRVVSGNVLTGEKIKKDGYLGFYASQITIIPEGDYEEFLGWIKPSTTKLSFHKALGLFSFLNRSKEYVVDTNTHGEERPFVVSGAFEKVLPMDILPTYLFKAIVTQDFDEMEELGLYELIEEDVAICEFIDPSKNELQKLVRNGIELLMYS, encoded by the coding sequence ATGTCAAAAACAGTAAAGCTTAAGAAGGGATTCGACATTAAGCTCGTAGGCAAAGCTGAAAAGCAGCTTGCAGACTTCAAACCGTCCAAGACTTTTGCAATCAAACCAACCGACTTCATCGGGATGCTGAGACCAAAAGTGACTGTAAACGAGGGAGACTCTGTAAAAGCAGGAACTCCGATTTTGTTCGACAAAGCCATGGAAAAGGTTCAATATGTGGCACCTGTTTCAGGTGAAATTGTTGAAATTAAAAGGGGTGACCGAAGAAAATTATTGGAAATCAAAATTCTTGCTGATTCTGAAATCAGTTATGAGACTTTTGATAAATATTCCGAGTCCACATTAAAATCCCTCTCTAGAGAGGAAGCCATCGCCCAAATGACAAAGGGCGGAGTTTGGCCTCAAATCATCCAAAGACCATTTGGGATAGTTGCCAATCCGGATGATAGCCCAAAGTCTATCTTCATTTCTGGTTTTGACACCCACCCTCTAGCGCCTGATTACGGCTTTTTGCTGAAGGGAGAAGAAAAATATTTTCAAGCAGGAATCCATATCTTGGGAAAACTTACTGCAGGCAAAGTTCATCTGAATGTAAATGGCGATGCAGAATTACCTCCGGTTTATACCAATGTAAACGGCGCTGAACTGAACAAATTCAGTGGACCTCACCCTGCCGGAAATGTAGGGATTCAGATCCACCATATTGACCCCATTAATAAGAATGACATTGTTTGGACTGTTAATCCTTATGGAGTGGTCCAAATTGGCAAGCTGTTTTTGGAAGGTAAGTATGACGCATCCAAAATAATTGCTGTAACTGGTTCGGAGGCAAAGAAGGCCTCATATACCAAGACTTATACAGGCGCATGTGTGGATACCATGGTGAACGGCAATCTCAAGCAAGATCATGTAAGAGTTGTTTCTGGTAACGTTCTGACCGGTGAAAAAATCAAAAAAGATGGTTATTTAGGATTTTATGCAAGTCAGATTACTATAATCCCTGAAGGTGATTATGAGGAATTTTTGGGATGGATCAAGCCAAGCACTACCAAATTGAGTTTTCACAAAGCTTTGGGACTATTTTCATTTTTGAATAGAAGTAAAGAATATGTTGTGGATACCAATACCCATGGAGAAGAAAGACCTTTTGTGGTCTCCGGCGCTTTCGAAAAAGTCCTACCTATGGATATTCTTCCAACTTACTTGTTTAAGGCTATTGTGACTCAAGATTTTGATGAAATGGAAGAACTTGGACTATATGAATTGATAGAAGAAGATGTCGCAATTTGTGAATTTATCGATCCATCGAAAAATGAATTGCAGAAACTGGTAAGAAATGGAATTGAATTATTAATGTATAGTTAA
- a CDS encoding 4-hydroxy-3-methylbut-2-enyl diphosphate reductase — translation MEVIIDKNSGYCFGVEFAIKMAEDEMEVSDKLYCLGDIVHNDMEVKRLNQKGLIVIDRDQLQQLNNCKVLIRAHGEPPETYRTAIENNLELIDASCPVVLKLQHRVKTAFDKMEKEKGQIVIYGKKGHAEVIGLTGQTMEKAIVVMEDKDLDKIDFSKPITLFSQTTKSTKGFYDLKSKIEEKIKAEKGVLNEVDFNANDSICRQVSNREPQLSKFAGENDVIIFVSGKKSSNGKALYQVCKNINPKSYFVENETEIDLSWINPQDKVGICGATSTPMWLMEQVLRYIQSMEKELVLEKS, via the coding sequence ATGGAAGTAATCATAGATAAAAATTCAGGTTATTGTTTTGGCGTTGAATTCGCTATCAAAATGGCTGAGGACGAAATGGAAGTCTCTGATAAGTTGTATTGTCTGGGAGATATCGTCCACAACGACATGGAAGTGAAGCGCTTAAACCAAAAGGGACTCATTGTAATTGATCGAGATCAGTTACAGCAATTGAATAACTGCAAGGTTTTGATTCGGGCCCATGGTGAACCCCCGGAAACATACCGGACAGCTATTGAAAACAACCTGGAATTGATAGATGCTTCCTGCCCCGTAGTCCTGAAATTGCAGCACAGAGTAAAGACCGCATTCGACAAAATGGAAAAAGAAAAAGGTCAGATAGTAATCTACGGTAAAAAAGGCCATGCGGAAGTTATCGGACTTACCGGACAAACTATGGAAAAAGCAATTGTGGTAATGGAAGATAAAGATTTGGATAAAATTGATTTTTCAAAACCCATCACTCTTTTCAGTCAGACAACCAAAAGCACCAAAGGTTTTTATGACCTAAAATCAAAAATTGAGGAAAAAATTAAGGCTGAAAAAGGAGTGTTGAATGAGGTGGATTTCAATGCAAATGACTCGATCTGCAGACAGGTTTCTAACAGAGAACCTCAATTATCAAAATTTGCAGGCGAAAATGATGTGATAATTTTTGTTTCAGGTAAAAAAAGCTCCAATGGAAAAGCACTTTATCAAGTCTGTAAGAATATAAATCCCAAAAGCTATTTCGTTGAAAATGAAACGGAAATTGATCTTTCCTGGATCAATCCGCAAGATAAAGTAGGAATTTGCGGAGCCACCTCTACTCCTATGTGGCTGATGGAGCAAGTTTTGAGGTATATTCAATCCATGGAGAAAGAATTGGTATTGGAGAAAAGCTGA